A genome region from Cucumis sativus cultivar 9930 chromosome 4, Cucumber_9930_V3, whole genome shotgun sequence includes the following:
- the LOC101217432 gene encoding soluble inorganic pyrophosphatase 4: MAPSNGTTNNAHPSPHPPLNERILSSMTRRSVAAHPWHDLEIGPDAPKIFNCVVEIGKGSKVKYELDKKTGLIKVDRILYSSVVYPHNYGFIPRTLCEDNDPMDVLVIMQEPVLPGCFLRAKAIGLMPMIDQGEKDDKIIAVCADDPEYRHYNDIKELPPHRLAEIRRFFEDYKKNENKEVAVNDFLPAAEAYMAIKHSMNLYADYIVESLRR, encoded by the exons ATGGCTCCTTCAAATGGAACAACAAACAATGCCCATCCTTCCCCACACCCGCCACTGAATGAGAGAATACTATCATCCATGACTAGGAGATCTGTTGCTGCACATCCTTGGCATGATCTTGAAATAG GACCTGATGCTCCAAAGATTTTCAACTGT GTTGTTGAAATAGGAAAGGGAAGCAAAGTGAAATACGAACTTGACAAAAAAACTGGTCTGATCAAG GTTGATCGGATTCTTTACTCATCTGTTGTGTACCCACACAACTATGGCTTCATTCCTCGAACTCTTTGCGAGGACAATGACCCCATGGATGTCTTGGTCATCATGCAG gAGCCAGTTCTTCCTGGATGTTTTCTGAGGGCTAAAGCAATAGGCCTCATGCCTATGATTGACCAG GGTGAAAAAGATGACAAGATTATAGCAGTTTGTGCTGATGATCCTGAATATCGTCACTACAATGACATCAAGGAGCTCCCACCACATCGATTGGCTGAGATTCGCCGCTTCTTTGAAGACT ACAAGAAGAATGAGAACAAGGAGGTAGCTGTGAATGACTTTCTGCCAGCCGCTGAAGCCTACATGGCCATCAAACACTCAAT GAATCTCTATGCAGACTACATAGTGGAGAGCTTGAGGCGGTAG
- the LOC101217199 gene encoding probable histone H2A.4 — MDSGGKAKKGFAGRRGGADSKKKPVSRSVKAGLQFPVGRIGRYLKNGRYSQRVGTGAPVYLAAVLEYLAAEVLELAGNAARDNKKNRIIPRHVLLAVRNDEELGKLLAGVTIAHGGVLPNINPVLLPKKSERAAAAKEPKSPSKGTKSPKKA, encoded by the exons aTGGATTCTGGCGGCAAGGCGAAGAAAGGCTTCGCCGGCAGACGAGGTGGTGCGGATTCTAAGAAGAAGCCTGTCTCTCGCTCTGTCAAAGCCGGCCTCCAGTTTCCCGTTGGCAGAATCGGCCGCTACTTGAAGAATGGCCGTTACTCTCAACGAGTCGGAACTGGCGCTCCGGTTTACCTTGCTGCTGTGCTTGAGTACCTCGCTGCTGAG GTTTTGGAACTGGCTGGGAATGCAGCAAGAGACAACAAGAAGAACAGGATCATCCCGAGGCACGTGCTCTTGGCTGTGAGGAACGACGAGGAACTCGGGAAGCTTCTTGCCGGGGTGACAATTGCTCATGGTGGGGTGCTTCCAAACATCAACCCGGTCCTTCTTCCAAAGAAATCAGAGAGGGCAGCGGCAGCAAAGGAGCCCAAGTCTCCCTCCAAGGGTACCAAGTCCCCCAAGAAGGCCTAG
- the LOC101216958 gene encoding organelle RRM domain-containing protein 2, mitochondrial, which translates to MAFFSTVRRVLNGSSSSSSSSSILRSQWNAVRLSSTLTSPKLFISGLSRLTTDEKLREAFSSFGQLVDAKVVTDRATGRSKGFAFVTYSTIDEAEKAREEMNAKFLDGWVIFVDPAKPREPRPPPQPQSETSEFGIRTNKTIGWCG; encoded by the exons ATGGCTTTCTTCTCCACCGTAAGGCGCGTTCTTAAtggatcttcttcttcttcttcttcctcttccattCTCCGATCCCAATGGAATGCCGTTCGTCTCAGCTCAACTCTCACATCACCCAAACTCTTCATCAGTG GTCTTTCGAGATTAACAACAGATGAGAAGCTCCGAGAAGCCTTTTCTTCCTTTGGTCAGCTTGTAGATG CAAAGGTTGTAACCGATAGGGCGACGGGAAGATCAAAGGGATTTGCATTTGTGACCTACAGTACAATAGACGAGGCTGAGAAAGCTAGAGAAGAAATGAATGCAAAGTTTCTTGATGGATGGGTTATTTTTGTTGATCCTGCCAAACCCAGGGAGCCTAGGCCTCCTCCACAGCCTCAATCTGAGACCTCTGAATTTGGTATCAGAACAAACAAGACAATTGGTTGGTGTGGATAA
- the LOC101217659 gene encoding ras-related protein RABE1a, producing MAAPPARARADYDYLIKLLLIGDSGVGKSCLLLRFSDGSFTTSFITTIGIDFKIRTIELDGKRIKLQIWDTAGQERFRTITTAYYRGAMGILLVYDVTDESSFNNIRNWIRNIEQHASDNVNKILVGNKADMDESKRAVPTSKGQALADEYGIKFFETSAKTNLNVEEVFFSIARDIKQRLADTDSKAEPQTIKINQPDQGAGAAQAAQRSACCGS from the exons ATGGCTGCTCCTCCTGCAAGGGCTCGAGCCGATTATGATTATCTCATTAAGCTTCTCCTCATCGGTGATAGTG GTGTGGGGAAGAGTTGTCTTCTTTTGCGTTTTTCAGATGGTTCCTTTACTACGAGTTTCATCACAACCATTGG CATTGATTTTAAGATAAGGACCATAGAGCTGGATGGAAAAAGGATCAAGTTACAAATTTGGGATACTGCTGGTCAGGAGCGGTTTAGAACAATTACTACTG CTTACTATCGCGGAGCCATGGGTATTTTGCTTGTGTACGATGTAACTGATGAGTCGTCATTTAACA ACATTAGGAACTGGATTCGTAACATTGAACAACATGCTTCGGACAATGTTAACAAAATACTGGTTGGTAACAAGGCTGACATGGATGAGAGTAAAAGG GCTGTCCCCACCTCAAAAGGTCAAGCTCTTGCAGATGAATATGGCATCAAGTTCTTTGAGACT AGTGCCAAGACGAACTTAAATGTGGAAGAAGTTTTCTTCTCAATAGCTAGGGATATTAAACAAAGACTCGCTGATACTGATTCAAAAGCTGAG CCTCAGACAATCAAGATTAATCAACCAGATCAGGGGGCAGGAGCTGCTCAAGCTGCTCAAAGATCGGCATGCTGCGGTTCTTAA
- the LOC101216727 gene encoding actin-depolymerizing factor 1, with the protein MANAASGMAVNDECKLKFLELKSKRTHRFIVFKIEEKLKQVVVEKLGGPSQSYEDFAASLPANECRYAVYDFDFVTEENCQKSRIFFIAWSPDDSKVRSKMIYASSKDRFKRELDGIQVELQATDPTEMGLDVIRSRAN; encoded by the exons ATG GCCAATGCAGCATCAGGAATGGCTGTGAACGATGAATGTAAGTTAAAGTTTTTGGAGCTTAAGTCGAAAAGAACTCATCGTTTCATTGTCTTTAAGATCGAGGAGAAGCTGAAGCAAGTTGTTGTGGAGAAACTTGGCGGGCCTAGCCAGAGTTATGAAGATTTTGCTGCTAGTCTCCCTGCCAACGAGTGTCGTTATGCTGTCTATGATTTCGACTTTGTCACGGAAGAAAATTGCCAAAAAAGCAGAATCTTCTTCATTGCCTG GTCTCCCGATGATTCAAAGGTCAGAAGCAAGATGATATATGCAAGCTCCAAGGACAGATTCAAGAGAGAGCTTGATGGAATACAAGTAGAGCTGCAAGCAACTGATCCAACTGAGATGGGTCTCGATGTCATTCGAAGCCGTGCCAACTGA